A region of Jonquetella anthropi DSM 22815 DNA encodes the following proteins:
- a CDS encoding Lon protease family protein → MKKAAVQELSSSQVRRRCSLSNMALPARGESAPFIGQSRAVDAMEFGMGVAATGYNAFVVGLPGTGRTSYVLSSLKERAAAMETPQDWVYVYNFEDPSVPVAISLPSGQGRLLESECAAMLEEVKTAIANAFERATYEEAKAQKINAFQENIAKTMSAISDEAEKRGFAVKRTPQGFVNVPLKKTTDETGAEKKEEISSDEYEKLPESEKKRLKDISDAITSRTLQALRRIREKERQLKSSITSMEEDICRGAITPYFDELLEKFPHCPRLAAWLETMKANVVSNFGAFVAAARDDSADVDFSIYKINVLVSHEKNDGAPVVWETNPTYYNLAGKLEYELRQGYYNTDFTHIVAGAIHRANGGFLVLEAEQLLRNFMSYDLLKRVLRSGKLPIESLGEQYSAAPVASPRPEAIPIKLRVVLIGNHELYYLLQEYDPEFQKLFKLVAEFDYEIDRTEQSEADVARLIVIKARESGLLPFDRSGLEELVDYAARLSGDQNKLSLQFNKLFELVVESSAWAKKAGSKKVYRRQVIHAFDEKRRRSALLEEKIRGGFMENLVRIDTTGEAVGQINGLAVVSFADVAFGHPSRITANTFMGPGGVVNIERETNMAGPIHNKGVLTLSSYFGRIYAQKMPINFTARIAFEQQYGGIDGDSASSTELYCLLSSLADLPIRQEVAVTGSVDQLGNVQPIGGVNEKIEGFFDYCQAKGLTGSQGVMIPWQNEQHLMLSHRVADAISKGIFHVWTVQTIDEGIELLTGVPAGSPDSRGNYPASSVHGRVFARLKEWHKQALKLAGGSSHPAAKKKGTKNARRGRAE, encoded by the coding sequence ATGAAGAAAGCGGCTGTTCAGGAGCTGTCATCAAGTCAGGTGAGGCGGCGTTGCAGCCTGTCAAACATGGCTCTGCCTGCCCGAGGAGAGTCGGCTCCTTTCATCGGTCAATCCCGGGCGGTGGACGCTATGGAATTCGGAATGGGAGTGGCGGCTACAGGCTATAACGCGTTTGTCGTCGGCCTTCCGGGGACAGGCCGAACCAGCTATGTCCTGTCGAGTCTTAAAGAGCGTGCTGCCGCGATGGAAACGCCTCAGGACTGGGTATACGTTTATAACTTCGAGGATCCTTCCGTCCCTGTGGCTATCAGCCTGCCCAGCGGGCAGGGGCGTCTGCTGGAAAGCGAGTGCGCCGCCATGCTCGAAGAGGTCAAGACGGCTATCGCCAACGCTTTTGAGCGGGCAACGTACGAGGAAGCGAAGGCCCAGAAGATCAACGCGTTTCAGGAGAATATCGCCAAGACGATGAGCGCTATCAGCGACGAGGCGGAAAAGCGAGGCTTCGCCGTGAAGCGAACGCCCCAAGGGTTCGTCAACGTGCCGCTCAAAAAGACGACCGACGAGACGGGCGCCGAGAAAAAAGAGGAGATCTCCAGCGACGAATACGAAAAACTTCCTGAAAGCGAGAAAAAACGGCTGAAGGATATTTCCGACGCCATCACGTCCCGTACGCTTCAGGCCCTGCGGCGTATCCGTGAAAAAGAGCGTCAGCTCAAGTCATCCATCACCAGCATGGAGGAGGACATCTGCCGAGGGGCCATCACGCCGTATTTTGATGAGCTTCTCGAAAAATTTCCTCATTGCCCGCGTCTGGCCGCGTGGTTGGAGACGATGAAGGCCAACGTGGTCTCGAATTTTGGCGCGTTTGTGGCGGCCGCGCGGGACGACAGCGCAGACGTGGACTTTTCCATTTACAAAATCAACGTGTTGGTGAGCCACGAAAAGAACGACGGCGCGCCGGTGGTGTGGGAGACCAATCCCACGTACTACAACCTGGCGGGCAAGCTGGAATACGAGCTGCGCCAAGGGTACTACAACACCGACTTCACGCATATCGTCGCCGGCGCCATTCACCGGGCCAATGGAGGATTCCTCGTTCTCGAAGCCGAACAGCTACTGCGCAACTTCATGTCCTACGACCTTTTGAAGCGAGTGCTTCGTTCCGGCAAGTTGCCGATCGAAAGTCTCGGCGAACAGTACAGCGCCGCGCCGGTAGCTTCGCCCCGTCCTGAGGCTATCCCGATAAAGCTTCGCGTCGTCCTGATCGGCAATCATGAACTGTATTACCTTTTGCAGGAGTACGACCCGGAGTTCCAAAAGCTGTTCAAGCTCGTCGCCGAGTTTGATTACGAAATTGACCGGACGGAGCAAAGCGAAGCGGACGTGGCGCGGCTGATCGTGATTAAAGCACGCGAGTCCGGTCTCCTGCCGTTCGACCGCAGCGGTCTTGAAGAGCTGGTGGACTACGCGGCCCGTCTTTCTGGCGATCAGAATAAACTTTCACTGCAGTTCAACAAACTGTTCGAGCTGGTAGTCGAGTCGTCGGCCTGGGCGAAAAAGGCCGGCAGCAAAAAAGTTTATCGTCGCCAGGTTATCCATGCCTTTGACGAAAAACGCCGCCGTTCCGCCCTGTTGGAGGAGAAAATCCGCGGCGGGTTCATGGAAAATTTGGTCCGAATCGACACAACCGGCGAGGCGGTTGGGCAGATCAACGGCCTTGCGGTCGTCAGCTTTGCCGACGTCGCGTTCGGACACCCCAGTCGGATCACCGCCAACACCTTCATGGGTCCTGGGGGCGTGGTCAACATCGAGCGGGAAACTAACATGGCAGGGCCAATTCACAATAAAGGGGTGCTCACCCTTTCCAGCTACTTCGGCCGCATCTACGCCCAAAAAATGCCCATCAACTTCACAGCCCGAATTGCGTTTGAACAGCAGTACGGCGGCATTGACGGCGATAGCGCCTCGTCCACCGAGCTGTATTGCCTGCTTTCTTCGTTGGCTGACCTGCCGATTCGTCAGGAAGTGGCTGTCACCGGCTCGGTTGACCAGCTGGGCAACGTTCAGCCCATCGGCGGCGTGAACGAGAAAATCGAAGGGTTTTTCGACTACTGTCAGGCCAAAGGACTGACAGGCAGTCAAGGCGTGATGATTCCGTGGCAGAACGAACAGCACTTGATGTTAAGCCATCGCGTCGCCGACGCCATTTCAAAGGGGATTTTCCACGTGTGGACTGTCCAAACCATTGACGAGGGAATTGAGCTCCTGACAGGAGTGCCGGCCGGCTCGCCTGACAGCCGGGGGAATTATCCAGCCTCGTCGGTTCACGGCCGAGTCTTTGCTCGGCTCAAAGAGTGGCATAAACAGGCGTTGAAGCTGGCCGGCGGAAGCTCGCATCCTGCAGCGAAGAAAAAAGGGACGAAGAACGCGCGTCGGGGGCGCGCTGAATGA
- a CDS encoding OsmC family protein: MRTFEATASCIDGTNVAYCSEGSKFVLGSKVTDDPAFDMCPVDLLMAAMAGCVAMTIRTLARVQKIEMTDLAVTARGERSDGAKTRALEKVIMTVSLSSSAPKQVIDELVAEAEKTCTVCSTVRCTPAFETRVCLK, from the coding sequence ATGAGAACGTTTGAAGCAACTGCGTCATGCATCGACGGCACCAACGTCGCCTACTGCTCAGAGGGAAGCAAGTTTGTCTTGGGCTCGAAGGTGACTGATGACCCGGCGTTTGACATGTGTCCGGTTGATCTGCTCATGGCGGCGATGGCTGGTTGTGTCGCCATGACGATTCGCACGTTGGCGCGAGTTCAGAAAATCGAGATGACCGACTTGGCCGTGACGGCCCGCGGCGAGCGGAGCGACGGCGCGAAGACCCGAGCTCTTGAGAAAGTTATTATGACTGTCAGCCTGTCGTCGAGCGCGCCCAAACAGGTCATCGACGAGCTGGTCGCCGAAGCCGAGAAGACCTGCACGGTCTGCAGCACCGTTCGCTGCACGCCGGCTTTCGAGACGCGCGTCTGTTTGAAGTAA
- a CDS encoding glutamate cyclase domain-containing protein yields MWSVSASDLRLVDLIASNRSRGLSAFATDAAYLQAAAFLRSCRRVAVVTGYFIPDAAAAETDGPLGSAALVRSLKRRGVDAFLTTDGLCAPVVKAAADFLGLRCQVCSSLDDVLEKNIDAIVFCERPGRTPDGTARSMRGYPLPPGTVWFDGLLSPYAVSPVKSVAVGDGGNEAGMGNWRAEMSALKPDFSPYLAEGVADIPLAADVSEWGAWALAGLVESRGALSPDELQLGLEKLLKAGAVDGSTGERALSIDGYSLAHCAEKLKAVNDWCSAHPLTAQSDTGQEGLQDV; encoded by the coding sequence TTGTGGAGCGTCTCAGCATCTGACCTCCGTTTAGTAGACCTGATCGCTTCCAATCGGTCAAGAGGGCTTTCGGCGTTTGCCACAGACGCGGCATATCTTCAGGCAGCGGCGTTCCTTCGCTCCTGTCGGCGCGTTGCCGTCGTCACCGGGTACTTTATCCCAGACGCGGCCGCCGCGGAAACGGACGGGCCGCTTGGCAGCGCAGCCCTTGTCAGGTCTCTGAAACGTCGTGGAGTTGACGCGTTTTTGACAACAGACGGCCTCTGCGCGCCGGTTGTGAAGGCCGCGGCCGATTTTTTAGGCCTGCGCTGTCAGGTCTGTTCTTCCTTGGACGACGTTTTAGAAAAAAATATTGACGCGATCGTCTTCTGTGAGCGTCCCGGCCGGACGCCGGACGGGACGGCCAGATCGATGAGAGGCTATCCGCTTCCGCCTGGGACGGTCTGGTTTGACGGTCTGCTGAGCCCCTATGCCGTCTCTCCTGTGAAATCAGTTGCGGTTGGCGACGGCGGCAACGAGGCAGGCATGGGGAACTGGCGGGCGGAGATGTCCGCCCTGAAACCCGATTTTTCGCCCTATTTGGCTGAGGGCGTCGCCGATATTCCTTTGGCCGCCGACGTGTCAGAGTGGGGGGCTTGGGCCTTAGCCGGGCTGGTCGAGTCCCGCGGAGCCTTGTCGCCTGACGAGCTCCAACTGGGGCTTGAGAAACTCCTTAAAGCTGGAGCAGTCGACGGCTCGACCGGGGAAAGGGCACTCTCAATTGACGGGTATTCTTTGGCCCACTGCGCCGAAAAGCTGAAAGCTGTGAACGACTGGTGCTCCGCTCATCCTCTGACGGCACAGAGTGACACAGGCCAAGAGGGCCTTCAGGATGTCTGA
- a CDS encoding endonuclease III domain-containing protein → MSRMTVSQSPKELKRPVPPVTAVLDLLEAQWGQESNPDVTSFDEPLDGLILIVLSQNTNDRNRDMAFDRLKAACPTWADAAALSQAELISLIRPAGLCDSKSATIIRVLGAAKDLTGQYSLGLLRKKKPAEAWNFMTSIKGVGVKTAACVMVFDLGFPAFPVDTHVARFCRRMGWAPEKASPAAIQEMMEGLVPDSRKAGAHLNIITHGRRVCKARGPLCGDCLLRGLCPASSA, encoded by the coding sequence ATGAGCCGAATGACCGTCTCTCAGTCTCCAAAGGAGCTGAAGCGGCCAGTGCCGCCGGTGACGGCTGTGCTGGACCTATTGGAAGCCCAATGGGGACAGGAAAGCAATCCGGACGTCACGAGCTTCGACGAGCCGCTGGACGGTCTGATCCTCATCGTGCTGTCGCAAAACACCAACGATAGGAACCGGGACATGGCGTTCGATCGGCTCAAGGCGGCCTGTCCGACATGGGCTGACGCCGCCGCTCTCAGTCAGGCCGAGCTGATCTCACTGATTCGTCCGGCCGGGCTCTGCGACTCCAAATCGGCTACGATCATCCGGGTCTTGGGGGCAGCCAAGGACCTGACCGGCCAATACTCCCTTGGGCTCCTGCGAAAAAAGAAGCCCGCTGAGGCGTGGAACTTTATGACGTCCATCAAGGGGGTTGGCGTTAAAACGGCGGCCTGCGTGATGGTCTTTGACTTAGGCTTCCCGGCCTTTCCTGTGGACACCCACGTGGCGCGGTTCTGCCGTCGGATGGGCTGGGCGCCGGAGAAGGCGTCTCCGGCGGCCATTCAGGAGATGATGGAAGGCCTTGTGCCTGATAGCCGCAAGGCGGGCGCTCACCTGAACATCATCACCCACGGCCGAAGGGTCTGCAAAGCCCGTGGGCCGCTGTGCGGCGATTGTCTGCTCCGCGGGCTGTGCCCTGCAAGCAGCGCGTAA
- the mnmA gene encoding tRNA 2-thiouridine(34) synthase MnmA: protein MSESVLVGVSGGVDSICSCLKLRDLGYQVAPVFLKMKDQADERDVQRIARFEEVTGLTVETVDCRELFRQRVIEPFLQELTAGRTPNPCVICNQFLKVRLLFEEADRRQIGAVATGHYAKILQKDGLCRLARGASAKDQSYMLYRLPQAYLERLIFPLENSEKEQVRHLAREALGGSFGDGDSQDICFLGSLGLDAFLASHVTGEAIQSGQMVSDSGQVLGRHRGLAHYTVGQRKGLGLGGGPWYVTEKRLDERLLILSHVERRERSIILKEPVWHVLPDETQGYLVQTRYRSQPKPCRLRQTGEGLWTVLLDAPSGASAPGQSAVVYDGELVVGGGIIDRTTE from the coding sequence ATGTCTGAGTCCGTTTTGGTCGGCGTCTCGGGCGGCGTCGACAGCATCTGTTCCTGCCTCAAGCTGCGGGACTTGGGATACCAAGTCGCGCCCGTTTTTTTGAAGATGAAAGATCAGGCCGACGAACGGGACGTACAGCGCATTGCCCGATTTGAGGAAGTGACAGGCCTGACGGTAGAAACGGTTGACTGTCGGGAGTTATTTCGTCAGCGGGTCATCGAGCCGTTCCTGCAGGAGCTGACGGCCGGACGGACGCCGAATCCCTGCGTGATTTGCAACCAGTTCCTGAAGGTTCGGCTGTTGTTCGAGGAAGCGGACCGGCGGCAAATCGGAGCCGTAGCGACCGGCCACTACGCTAAAATCCTTCAAAAGGACGGCCTGTGCCGTCTGGCCCGCGGAGCCTCGGCGAAAGACCAAAGCTACATGCTGTACCGGCTGCCGCAGGCGTACTTGGAGCGGCTGATTTTCCCGCTGGAAAACAGCGAGAAAGAGCAGGTTCGTCACCTAGCCAGAGAAGCCCTCGGCGGTTCATTCGGCGACGGCGACAGTCAGGACATCTGCTTTCTGGGCTCGCTTGGCTTGGACGCCTTTCTCGCGTCTCACGTGACAGGGGAGGCAATTCAGTCCGGTCAAATGGTGAGCGACTCAGGTCAGGTGCTCGGGCGTCACCGGGGGCTGGCTCACTACACGGTTGGTCAGAGAAAGGGGCTTGGGCTGGGCGGCGGGCCTTGGTACGTGACGGAGAAACGCCTCGACGAGCGCCTGTTGATTTTGTCACACGTTGAGCGGCGCGAGCGGAGCATCATCCTGAAAGAGCCGGTCTGGCACGTTCTTCCCGATGAGACTCAAGGCTACCTCGTGCAGACTCGTTACCGTTCTCAACCTAAGCCTTGCAGGCTGCGTCAAACGGGTGAAGGCCTTTGGACCGTCCTGTTGGACGCTCCATCGGGCGCGTCCGCTCCCGGCCAGTCGGCCGTTGTCTACGATGGCGAGCTGGTCGTCGGCGGCGGCATTATCGATAGGACCACCGAGTAA